The following proteins are co-located in the Triticum aestivum cultivar Chinese Spring chromosome 1A, IWGSC CS RefSeq v2.1, whole genome shotgun sequence genome:
- the LOC123064843 gene encoding probable WRKY transcription factor 75: MAAVGAAPLLYQQQAQAAGDGCYFSSMSSHFSHGGISSTSSSPASSFSAALGATPPAAPAIAADPAAQFDISEYLYDEGTFAAPLPPVVSVPAVGAAAASSASAVTARSAESAERPRTERIAFRTRSEVEILDDGYKWRKYGKKAVKNSPNPRNYYRCSTEGCSVKKRVERDRDDPAYVVTTYEGTHSHVSPSTVYYASQDAASGRFFVAGTHPPPGSLN, translated from the coding sequence ATGGCGGCAGTCGGAGCGGCACCACTGCTCTACCAACAGCAGGCGCAGGCGGCGGGCGACGGCTGCTACTTCTCTTCCATGTCCTCCCACTTCTCCCACGGGGGGATCAGCTCAACCTCCTCCAGCCCGGCCTCCAGCTTCTCCGCGGCGCTCGGCGCCACGCCGCCCGCTGCACCGGCGATCGCGGCGGACCCCGCGGCGCAGTTCGACATCTCCGAGTACCTTTACGACGAGGGCACGTTCGCCGCGCCGCTCCCGCCCGTCGTCTCCGTGCCGGCCGTTGGCGCGGCTGCtgcaagttcggcgtccgcggtgACTGCGAGGAGCGCCGAGTCGGCGGAGCGGCCGCGGACGGAGCGCATCGCGTTCCGGACTCGGTCGGAGGTCGAGATCCTGGACGACGGCTACAAGTGGCGCAAGTACGGCAAGAAGGCCGTCAAGAACAGCCCCAACCCAAGGAACTACTACCGGTGCTCGACGGAAGGGTGCAGCGTGAAGAAGCGGGTGGAGCGGGACCGGGACGACCCGGCGTACGTGGTGACCACGTACGAGGGCACGCACAGCCACGTGAGCCCCAGCACCGTCTACTACGCCAGCCAGGACGCCGCCTCCGGCCGCTTCTTCGTCGCCGGCACGCACCCGCCGCCAGGCTCACTCAACTGA